From Streptomyces asiaticus, one genomic window encodes:
- a CDS encoding VOC family protein: protein MSSHPEPMYDIAQLGHAELLTPRLEESVAFFTEVYGLTLVGEDPGRAHLRAWNDDILTSLTLTGAPEAGLGHVAWRATSPQALERRVAALEKHDVEGAWHDGDFGHGKAYRYTGVGGHIQEVYFETEKYVPPPGEAPALPNQPQRFAPKGAAAARIDHINLLVPDVAEASRFQQEVLGFKLRERLVPAGGDEVGAWLSVMTKAHDLALTKEPAPTTGRLHHLAYAVPETSDVIRAADVFLENDVFIEFGPAKHSRTQGFFLYVYEPGGNRVEVFTGGIHIFAPDFETVTWDTESKGRGTAWGLGVPESFHTHATPPFGGASA from the coding sequence ATGAGCAGCCACCCGGAGCCGATGTACGACATCGCCCAGCTCGGCCACGCCGAGCTGCTCACGCCCCGGCTCGAGGAGTCCGTCGCGTTCTTCACCGAGGTCTACGGGCTGACCCTCGTCGGCGAGGACCCCGGTCGGGCGCACCTGCGTGCCTGGAACGACGACATCCTGACCTCACTCACCCTGACGGGCGCCCCCGAGGCCGGCCTGGGCCACGTGGCGTGGCGGGCGACCAGCCCGCAGGCCCTCGAGCGACGCGTCGCCGCGCTGGAGAAGCACGACGTCGAGGGCGCCTGGCATGACGGCGACTTCGGCCACGGCAAGGCCTACCGCTACACCGGCGTCGGCGGGCATATCCAGGAGGTGTACTTCGAGACCGAGAAGTACGTGCCGCCGCCCGGCGAGGCGCCGGCCCTTCCGAACCAGCCGCAGCGCTTCGCCCCCAAGGGCGCCGCTGCTGCGCGCATCGACCACATCAACCTGCTGGTGCCGGACGTCGCCGAGGCGAGCCGCTTCCAGCAGGAGGTCCTCGGGTTCAAGCTGCGTGAGCGGCTCGTCCCCGCCGGGGGCGACGAGGTCGGCGCTTGGCTGTCGGTCATGACGAAGGCCCACGACCTCGCGCTCACGAAAGAACCCGCCCCCACCACCGGACGGCTGCACCACCTGGCCTACGCCGTGCCCGAGACCTCGGATGTGATCCGCGCCGCCGACGTCTTCCTCGAGAACGACGTGTTCATCGAGTTCGGTCCCGCCAAGCACTCGCGCACTCAAGGTTTCTTCCTCTACGTGTACGAGCCCGGCGGCAACCGCGTCGAGGTGTTCACCGGCGGGATCCACATCTTCGCGCCGGACTTCGAGACCGTCACGTGGGACACCGAGTCGAAAGGCCGCGGCACCGCGTGGGGCCTGGGCGTGCCGGAGTCGTTCCACACCCACGCGACCCCGCCGTTCGGAGGGGCGTCCGCGTGA
- a CDS encoding sugar phosphate isomerase/epimerase family protein, producing the protein MTGLTASYVTLHGAGFTDPARTPFAARAAAAARAGFTGIGVQFADLAAHGGVGAVRTVAADTGLAVTEAEFLGGWALAESVAAPSDAEVTLAEAARAWGPLRVTSGEFAAGPADPGRAADRLAELAARLAPLDVTLAVEAFAWGALCDYPTALDVVRRSGAPNAGVMIDIWHWFATGADAAVLHDIDAREVAGVQLNDGPRVRPDDPDMLYKARSTRLLPGRGELPVRALVTELRNLGYTGPWSVEVNDPWFRALPVDEAARQAFDSATAVLNG; encoded by the coding sequence GTGACCGGGCTGACCGCGAGCTACGTGACGCTGCACGGGGCCGGGTTCACCGATCCCGCGCGCACTCCTTTCGCCGCGCGGGCCGCCGCTGCCGCGAGGGCGGGATTCACCGGGATCGGGGTGCAGTTCGCCGACCTCGCGGCGCACGGCGGGGTTGGTGCCGTGCGCACCGTGGCCGCCGATACCGGGCTCGCCGTCACCGAGGCCGAGTTCCTTGGTGGGTGGGCGCTCGCCGAGTCGGTTGCGGCGCCGTCGGACGCCGAGGTCACGCTCGCTGAGGCTGCGCGCGCCTGGGGGCCGCTCCGGGTCACCTCCGGCGAGTTCGCCGCCGGACCGGCCGATCCCGGACGCGCGGCCGACCGCCTCGCCGAGCTGGCTGCCCGGTTGGCCCCCCTGGACGTCACTCTGGCGGTGGAGGCATTCGCCTGGGGCGCCCTGTGCGACTATCCCACCGCGCTCGACGTGGTCCGGCGCAGCGGGGCGCCGAACGCGGGGGTGATGATCGACATCTGGCACTGGTTCGCCACCGGTGCCGACGCCGCCGTGCTCCACGACATCGACGCCCGGGAAGTCGCCGGCGTCCAGCTCAACGACGGTCCCCGGGTCCGCCCGGACGACCCGGACATGCTGTACAAGGCCCGTTCGACCCGGTTACTGCCGGGCAGGGGTGAGCTCCCCGTCCGCGCGCTGGTCACGGAGCTCCGCAACCTCGGCTACACCGGCCCCTGGTCAGTCGAGGTCAACGATCCGTGGTTCCGCGCCCTGCCGGTCGACGAGGCCGCCCGGCAGGCCTTCGATTCCGCCACCGCCGTTCTCAACGGCTGA